A genomic window from Polaribacter gangjinensis includes:
- a CDS encoding GIY-YIG nuclease family protein, translated as MDDQQKFYCYILTNNKRTLLYIGHSENLKRRIEEHKAGRRALFTKKYNVVELIYFEEFVTKKNKLKTEKNN; from the coding sequence ATGGATGATCAACAAAAATTCTACTGTTATATTTTGACAAATAATAAGAGGACATTATTGTATATAGGTCATTCAGAAAATTTAAAAAGAAGAATTGAGGAGCATAAAGCAGGAAGAAGAGCTTTATTTACAAAAAAATATAATGTCGTTGAATTGATTTATTTTGAAGAGTTTGTCACAAAAAAAAACAAGCTAAAAACAGAGAAAAACAATTAA
- the hisD gene encoding histidinol dehydrogenase: MKTILNPAKSAWKTILERPTKTVDDIEKTVLQIFDDVQKNGDTAVDKYTSLFDGVQLKDKLVTTTEIEEAIQAISPELKEAIRVAHQNIWLFHKSQKTEKVAVETFRGVFCWQEKRPIQKVGLYIPGGTAPLFSTVLMLAIPAQIAGCKEIVLCSPPNKEGKIHPAILYTAHLCGVTKIVKVGGIQAIAGLTFGTNDIPQVYKIFGPGNQFVTVAKQLATKYGVAIDMPAGPSELLVVADDSANASYVAADLLSQAEHGIDSQVVLVTTSKVLIEEVSSEISKQIAQLPRKEIAAKAMENSVAIFVENDAIALDLINEYGPEHFIVATNNNAFYVDNIANAGSVFIGNYTPESAGDYASGTNHTLPTNGFSKAYSGVNLDSFLKSITFQEITKVGIQGLGKQIEIMAETEGLQAHKNAVTLRLNDLK; this comes from the coding sequence ATGAAAACAATTCTAAATCCAGCAAAATCAGCTTGGAAAACCATCTTAGAAAGGCCCACTAAAACAGTGGATGATATTGAAAAAACAGTATTGCAAATTTTTGACGATGTTCAAAAAAACGGAGATACAGCAGTAGATAAATACACTTCATTATTTGATGGTGTGCAATTGAAAGATAAATTGGTAACTACTACTGAAATTGAAGAAGCAATTCAGGCAATTTCGCCCGAATTAAAAGAAGCTATCAGAGTTGCACATCAAAATATATGGCTTTTTCACAAATCACAAAAAACCGAAAAAGTTGCTGTAGAAACTTTTAGAGGCGTATTTTGTTGGCAAGAAAAAAGACCAATTCAAAAAGTAGGATTGTACATTCCTGGAGGAACAGCACCTTTATTTTCAACAGTATTGATGTTGGCAATTCCTGCACAAATAGCAGGATGCAAAGAAATTGTGTTATGTTCACCACCCAATAAAGAAGGCAAAATTCATCCTGCTATTTTATACACTGCCCATTTGTGTGGTGTTACAAAAATTGTAAAAGTAGGAGGCATTCAAGCCATTGCAGGATTGACTTTTGGTACGAATGATATTCCTCAGGTATATAAAATCTTTGGCCCTGGAAATCAGTTTGTAACGGTTGCCAAACAATTGGCTACCAAATACGGAGTTGCCATTGATATGCCTGCAGGTCCTAGTGAATTATTGGTGGTTGCAGACGATTCAGCCAATGCATCTTACGTAGCTGCTGATTTATTAAGTCAAGCAGAGCATGGTATTGATAGTCAAGTGGTTTTAGTGACCACATCTAAAGTATTGATTGAAGAAGTATCTAGCGAAATTTCGAAGCAAATAGCACAATTACCAAGAAAAGAAATTGCAGCAAAAGCGATGGAAAACTCTGTAGCAATTTTTGTTGAAAACGATGCAATTGCCTTGGATTTGATCAACGAATATGGTCCTGAGCATTTTATTGTTGCCACAAACAACAATGCCTTTTATGTGGATAATATTGCCAATGCAGGATCTGTTTTTATTGGAAATTACACGCCAGAAAGTGCAGGTGATTATGCGTCAGGTACCAATCATACCTTACCAACCAATGGATTTAGCAAAGCTTATTCAGGAGTAAATTTAGATAGTTTTTTAAAGAGCATTACCTTTCAAGAAATCACTAAAGTAGGCATACAAGGTCTTGGAAAGCAAATTGAAATTATGGCTGAAACAGAAGGATTGCAAGCGCACAAAAATGCAGTTACACTAAGATTAAACGACCTAAAATGA
- the hisC gene encoding histidinol-phosphate transaminase — protein sequence MKSILDLVRENIKSLKPYSSARDEYKDVAINDMIFLDANENPFENGVNRYPDPQQITVKKALANIKNVNEKNILLGNGSDEVLDLLFRAFCEPNKDNIITLPPTYGMYSVLASLNAIEDRKVLLSTDFQPQIPQILAAVDDNSKILFVCSPNNPSGNSFSEEAIETLLKKFQGLVVIDEAYIDFSKQESWLKKLNEYPNLVITQTLSKAYGMAGIRLGICYASEEIIRILNNIKPPYNINELTQQKALERLQDRVGVAQEIEAILSERNQLAIALKDISFVEKIYESDANFILIKVDDATKRYNELIAKGIVIRNRTTQPLCENTLRLTVGTKEENEKLMKVLSLISKS from the coding sequence ATGAAGTCAATTTTAGATTTAGTTAGAGAAAATATAAAGTCTTTAAAACCGTATTCATCTGCTAGAGACGAATACAAAGACGTTGCCATTAACGACATGATTTTTTTGGATGCCAATGAAAATCCGTTCGAAAATGGTGTGAATCGTTATCCTGATCCACAGCAAATTACGGTCAAAAAAGCCTTGGCAAACATCAAAAATGTCAATGAAAAAAATATTTTGTTAGGCAATGGAAGTGATGAAGTGTTGGATTTGTTATTCCGTGCTTTTTGTGAACCCAATAAAGACAACATCATTACCTTACCACCAACTTACGGAATGTATTCCGTTTTAGCTTCACTCAATGCCATTGAAGATCGAAAAGTATTGTTATCAACTGATTTTCAGCCGCAAATTCCTCAGATTTTAGCAGCTGTAGATGATAATTCTAAAATCTTGTTTGTATGTTCACCAAACAATCCTTCAGGAAATAGTTTTTCAGAAGAAGCAATAGAAACTTTATTGAAAAAATTTCAAGGTTTGGTAGTGATTGACGAAGCATATATCGATTTTTCAAAGCAAGAAAGTTGGTTGAAAAAACTGAATGAATATCCGAATTTGGTCATCACACAAACCCTTTCAAAAGCTTATGGAATGGCAGGAATTCGTTTGGGAATTTGTTATGCATCCGAAGAAATTATTAGGATTTTAAATAACATCAAACCACCTTACAATATCAACGAATTGACGCAGCAAAAGGCGTTGGAACGTTTGCAAGATAGAGTAGGAGTTGCTCAAGAAATTGAAGCGATTTTATCAGAAAGAAATCAATTGGCAATTGCCTTGAAAGACATTTCATTCGTTGAAAAAATCTACGAATCAGATGCCAATTTTATTTTGATAAAAGTAGATGATGCCACTAAACGATACAATGAATTGATTGCAAAAGGCATTGTAATTCGAAACAGAACTACGCAACCTTTGTGTGAAAATACCTTGCGTTTGACTGTGGGTACAAAGGAAGAGAATGAGAAATTAATGAAAGTACTTTCATTAATTTCGAAATCCTGA
- the hisG gene encoding ATP phosphoribosyltransferase — protein MSNLRIAIQKAGRLHEESMELLKDIGISIDNGKDQLKASARDFPVEVFYLRNGDIPQYLRDGVVDAAIIGENIIIEKGNDLPFVERLGFSKCKVSIAVPKESDASSLKDLAGKEIATSYPETVKRFLEAQGISAKLHIINGSVEIAPNIGLADGICDIVSSGSTLFKNGLKEIEVLLKSEAVLAISPKMDDERKAILAKIQFRIQSVLKGRNSKYILLNAPNDKLDDIIKILPGMRSPTVLPLAEKGWSSVHTVISKNQFWEIIDELKSKGAEGILVCPIEKMVL, from the coding sequence ATGAGTAACTTACGAATTGCAATTCAAAAAGCAGGAAGATTACATGAAGAATCCATGGAACTCCTAAAAGACATTGGTATTTCTATTGACAACGGAAAAGACCAACTCAAAGCCTCAGCAAGAGATTTTCCGGTAGAAGTTTTTTATTTACGCAATGGCGATATTCCACAGTATTTGCGAGATGGTGTAGTTGATGCAGCCATTATTGGCGAAAATATCATTATCGAAAAAGGCAATGATTTGCCATTTGTAGAGCGTTTGGGATTTTCGAAATGCAAGGTTTCTATTGCAGTACCAAAAGAATCTGACGCATCGTCATTAAAAGATTTGGCAGGCAAAGAAATTGCTACTTCGTATCCTGAAACTGTAAAACGTTTTTTAGAGGCACAAGGCATTTCAGCCAAATTGCACATCATCAATGGCTCTGTAGAAATTGCACCCAATATTGGTTTGGCAGATGGTATTTGCGATATTGTATCTAGTGGCAGTACCTTATTCAAAAACGGATTGAAAGAAATTGAAGTCTTGTTAAAATCGGAAGCTGTGTTGGCAATTTCACCTAAAATGGATGACGAACGCAAAGCCATTTTAGCGAAAATTCAATTCAGAATTCAATCAGTTTTAAAAGGAAGAAACTCCAAATACATTTTATTAAATGCGCCTAATGATAAATTGGATGATATCATTAAAATTTTACCAGGTATGAGAAGTCCTACAGTATTGCCTTTGGCAGAAAAAGGATGGAGTTCTGTACACACAGTGATTAGTAAAAATCAGTTTTGGGAAATCATTGATGAACTGAAAAGCAAAGGTGCAGAAGGTATTTTAGTATGTCCAATTGAGAAGATGGTATTATAG
- a CDS encoding transposase, producing MYKNDRVTRRYSEPFKLKILSELTNGKYNKYQLGKLYGIAPTTINEWIRKYERKDLMNTRVMVETNDEISRIKALQKEIEQLKKLLLKKDLDQMVEQSYLEVAAQKLGYKNVLELKKKLNI from the coding sequence ATGTACAAAAACGACAGAGTAACCAGACGTTACAGTGAACCTTTTAAATTAAAAATTTTATCCGAACTTACCAACGGAAAATATAATAAATATCAACTTGGTAAACTTTATGGTATTGCTCCTACAACCATTAATGAATGGATTCGGAAATATGAACGTAAAGACCTTATGAACACTAGAGTTATGGTAGAAACTAATGATGAAATATCTCGAATTAAAGCGCTTCAAAAAGAAATTGAACAACTTAAAAAACTTTTGCTAAAAAAAGATTTAGATCAAATGGTTGAACAATCTTATTTAGAAGTTGCTGCGCAAAAACTAGGCTATAAAAATGTTTTGGAACTTAAAAAAAAACTAAATATTTAG
- the hisB gene encoding bifunctional histidinol-phosphatase/imidazoleglycerol-phosphate dehydratase HisB, whose translation MKKVLFIDRDGTLVLEPPVDYQLDSLEKLEFYPLVFQNMAKIASELDFELVMVTNQDGLGTASFPEDTFWPPQNKIIDAFAKEGVVFSEIVIDKTFPHENAPTRKPRTGLLTKYFSEDYDLENSFVLGDRITDMELAKNLGAKGIFLSENPDLGADEIETSKQEIFDCIALTTTDWSEIYQFLKLKDRVAEITRNTNETKIYIKLNLDGSGKNDISTGLHFFDHMLDQIGRHGNMDLTIKVDGDLEVDEHHTIEDTMIAFGELFHKALGNKLGIERYGFCLPMDDCLAQVAVDFGGRNWLEWDAEFKREKIGDMPTEMFYHLFKSFTDGAKCNLNIKAEGTNEHHKIEGIFKAFAKAMKMAVKRDANKMFLPSTKGML comes from the coding sequence ATGAAAAAAGTATTATTCATAGACAGAGATGGAACATTGGTGTTAGAACCACCTGTTGATTATCAGTTAGATAGTTTAGAAAAATTGGAATTTTATCCCTTAGTTTTTCAAAACATGGCAAAAATTGCCTCAGAATTAGATTTTGAATTGGTCATGGTGACCAATCAAGATGGATTGGGAACAGCCTCTTTTCCTGAAGATACTTTTTGGCCACCGCAAAATAAAATTATTGATGCATTTGCAAAAGAAGGTGTAGTTTTCTCAGAAATTGTGATTGATAAAACTTTTCCACACGAAAATGCACCAACTAGAAAACCAAGAACAGGTTTGTTAACAAAATACTTTTCTGAGGATTATGATTTAGAGAATTCCTTTGTTTTGGGTGACAGAATTACAGATATGGAATTGGCTAAAAACTTGGGTGCAAAAGGAATTTTTCTATCAGAAAACCCTGATTTAGGTGCTGATGAAATTGAAACTTCGAAACAAGAAATTTTTGATTGCATTGCTTTAACCACCACTGATTGGTCAGAAATTTATCAATTTTTAAAATTGAAAGACAGAGTTGCAGAAATCACTAGAAATACCAATGAAACCAAAATTTACATCAAACTTAATTTAGATGGTTCTGGGAAAAATGATATTTCTACAGGTTTACACTTTTTTGATCACATGTTAGATCAAATTGGACGTCATGGAAACATGGATTTAACCATAAAAGTAGATGGTGATTTAGAAGTTGATGAACATCATACCATAGAAGATACCATGATTGCTTTTGGGGAATTGTTTCACAAAGCTTTAGGTAATAAATTAGGCATTGAACGCTATGGTTTTTGCTTACCAATGGATGATTGTTTGGCGCAAGTTGCTGTGGATTTTGGTGGTAGAAATTGGTTGGAATGGGATGCTGAATTCAAGCGTGAAAAAATTGGAGACATGCCAACTGAAATGTTTTATCACTTGTTTAAATCTTTTACAGATGGTGCAAAATGCAATTTAAATATCAAAGCAGAGGGCACAAACGAACATCATAAAATTGAAGGAATTTTTAAAGCTTTTGCAAAAGCAATGAAAATGGCCGTAAAAAGAGATGCTAATAAAATGTTTTTGCCTAGTACAAAAGGGATGCTTTAG